The nucleotide sequence ACGTGACGGCGCCGGCGGTGACGCTGGGGTAGATCTCGTCCATCCCCGCGAAGATGGTGGTGAAGTCGGCCTGCGCGTCCGAGGCGGCGTTGACGGTGGACAACTCGCTGACGTCGTGGTCGTTGAGCGCCGCGACCAGGGCTGCGACGGCGTCGTCTGCGGCTGGCAGGTCGGCCGGCGGCTGCGCCGTCGACGCGGGCGCTGAGCCGCCGTCGTCGCCCTCCGGGGCGCATCCGACCAGGCACATCGTCGTCACCAGCAGCAGTGTCAGTAGACGTCGCATCAAGGACCTCCCGTCGTCGCGCCCAAGGCTACCGGCCGCCGGAGACGGCCTGGGACGGGCACCGTCGCATTGGGGGAAGCCCCGCTTCGCCGGTACCCTGGTGGGGTCATCGACGTTGGCCCTGAAGGGTACCGGTGGCAGAAACCCGTTTTCTTGCCCGTATTCAGGAGCAGTTCCTTGACGACTACCAACATGCCCCCATGGGTCTGGGCCATCACGCTCGTCGTGATCCTCGGGCTCCTGGCCTTCGACTTCTTCTTCCATGTGCGCAAGGCGCACGAGCCGACGTTGAAGGAGGCGGCCTGGTGGTCGGCCTTCTACGTCGGGATCGCGGTCGTGTTCGGCCTGATCCTGCTCGCGGTCGGCGACCATCACCTCGGCATCGAGTACTTCTCCGGGTACATCCTGGAAAAAGCCTTGTCGGTTGACAATCTGTTCGTCTTCCTGGTGATCATCTCCAGCTTCGCCGTGCCGCGCAAGGACCAGCAGAAGGTGCTGCTGTTCGGCATCGTGTTCGCGCTCATCATGCGAAGCCTGTTCATCTTCGCCGGCATGGCCCTGATCGACCACTTCACCTGGGCCTTCTATCTCTTCGGGCTGATCCTCCTGCTGACGGCCGGCAAACTCCTCGCGCCCGAGGATGAGGACCACGACGACTCGAACAACTTCGTCATCCGGCTGGCCAAGCGCTTCCTGCGCACCACCGACCACTACGACGGCGACAAGCTGTTCACCTTCGAGAACGGCAAGAGGGTCCTGACCCCGATGCTGCTTGTCATGGTGGCCATCGGCG is from Tessaracoccus palaemonis and encodes:
- a CDS encoding TerC family protein, whose amino-acid sequence is MTTTNMPPWVWAITLVVILGLLAFDFFFHVRKAHEPTLKEAAWWSAFYVGIAVVFGLILLAVGDHHLGIEYFSGYILEKALSVDNLFVFLVIISSFAVPRKDQQKVLLFGIVFALIMRSLFIFAGMALIDHFTWAFYLFGLILLLTAGKLLAPEDEDHDDSNNFVIRLAKRFLRTTDHYDGDKLFTFENGKRVLTPMLLVMVAIGGTDILFALDSIPAIYAVTTNVYIVFAATAFSLMGLRQLYFLIDGLLDRLVYLKYGLAIILGFIGVKLVLEALHTNQVGFINGGEPVHVYTFDPAHSLIVIIAVLTLTVIASLVSPKGKVMTAVRSVERNAHSYLHTEYHGDEGEREECFQKMVASVEKLAAFDAAKQPQIEQMMEETGATLAVQKAEKLHAQATGN